CATACCAGCCTGACACTTTTCAATGCGTTGGGCTGGATATGGAAACCATTGCGGAGAATCAACCTTCTGACCCTCCTGTTAACCGGATTTTCATGGTTTATTCTGGGCTTGTTCTATGGTATGGGATATTGTCCCTTGACCGACTGGCATTTCCGGGTTTTGAAAAATATGGGTCAGACAAACCTTCCGGATAGCTACCTCCAGTACCTGACTATGCGGTTCTTCCATTGGCAAATTCCTGCCGAAATCATTGATTTTGTAACTGCTTCTGTTTTCTTCCTTGCTCTGTTAATTTCGTTGTGGCTCAATATCAGAGATTGGCGGAACAGAAAAAAATACCCCGCTTCCGGTAATTAATTGTAAACCATATTAAAAACTGGAAGATAATCCCCTTGAACTTTTTTTGGATTGTTTTGTTTAATCTT
This DNA window, taken from Bacteroidales bacterium, encodes the following:
- a CDS encoding DUF2784 domain-containing protein, whose translation is MLNPFLDFFFLVFHTSLTLFNALGWIWKPLRRINLLTLLLTGFSWFILGLFYGMGYCPLTDWHFRVLKNMGQTNLPDSYLQYLTMRFFHWQIPAEIIDFVTASVFFLALLISLWLNIRDWRNRKKYPASGN